The following coding sequences lie in one Vulpes vulpes isolate BD-2025 unplaced genomic scaffold, VulVul3 Bu000000639, whole genome shotgun sequence genomic window:
- the LOC140596587 gene encoding developmental pluripotency-associated protein 4-like, which produces MEKAKGKKGSTTLEEAKEKQQVYGEPKLPGTSASGTKRKRSMKEGKASCSEKTAQESTRVRIGKKIPVPPLPLKLPPATLLHQDILWAWCQELQLSTKGQKLDVYKRTCEYAYPDQKKNFPVTTEEAKILTQTQRRVMMDKGEMSLESPGTKIPSDGTYPPEVAAHPEGSDALLEGVNTVVVTTLAPDSMFASWSRIAARAGKMETVASPQEAHGAKWCVVHGRSMPAGTEGWVHLQFHAGQTWVPEKRGRVCALFLLPACNFPPPQLEDNMLCPKCVRRNKVLMKSLQ; this is translated from the exons ATGgagaaagcaaaaggcaaaaaggGCTCCAcga CATTggaagaagccaaagagaaacaGCAGGTGTATGGTGAACCAAAGTTACCAGGAACCTCAGCAAGTGGGACCAAACGGAAGAGATCTATGAAAGAAGGCAAAGCTTCCTGTTCAGAAAAGACGGCACAAGAGAGTACAAGAGTAAGAATTGGGAAGAAAATCCCAGTTCCTCCATTACCTTTGAAACTACCACCAGCCACCTTGCTTCACCAAGATATCCTGTGGGCCTGGTGCCAAGAACTCCAGCTGAGTACCAAAGGCCAGAAATTAGATGTATATAAGCGAACCTGCGAATATGCTTACCCAGATCAAAAGAAGAACTTTCCTGTCACCACAGAGGAGGCCAAGATTCTCACCCAGACACAAAGAAGGGTGATGATGGACAAGGGGGAAATGTCTCTGGAAAGTCCTGGAACAAAGATACCTTCTGATGGAACCTACCCTCCTGAAGTGGCTGCCCATCCTGAGGGGTCTGATGCTCTCCTGGAGGGGGTCAATACTGTTGTTGTGACCACTTTGGCCCCAGATTCCATGTTTGCCTCCTGGTCCAGAATTGCAGCCAGGGCTGGGAAGATGGAGACAGTGGCATCGCCACAGGAGGCCCATGGTGCCAAGTGGTGTGTGGTCCATGGgagaagcatgcctgcaggcacAGAAGGTTGGGTTCACCTGCAATTTCATGCAGGACAAACCTGGGTGCCTGAAAAGCGGGGGAGAGTATGCGCCCTCTTCTTGCTCCCCGCTTGTAACTTTCCACCCCCACAGCTGGAGGACAATATGCTGTGTCCCAAATGTGTTCGCAGGAATAAGGTGTTAATGAAGAGCCTCCAATGA